One genomic window of Comamonas serinivorans includes the following:
- a CDS encoding DUF1963 domain-containing protein, whose protein sequence is MSQQEDETNLDPHLSFSPGFLAASPELTAWRAANTRPCCVLQVGGFRPGGEPTASHLGLSPVMRADEDWPVDLAGQPMQFIAQLNVAQAPWRPAALQDLALLQLFVGEQFIESGSEAGTYAIRTYPSLEGLAAREQPPFRERAWIAQGVEARWQAPQDDHPCYDDGDMVLPEGLATFPDEAHGECRSGTKIGGYATSLQHEVQFYRYELNADGEWCSSPLEPRYVLQIDSDGQAGLNWVDGGIVYLGRHPQTGVWSACCQFH, encoded by the coding sequence ATGAGCCAGCAAGAAGACGAGACGAACCTGGACCCGCACCTGAGCTTCAGCCCCGGTTTTCTGGCTGCCTCGCCCGAGCTGACCGCCTGGCGCGCCGCCAACACGCGCCCTTGCTGCGTGCTGCAGGTGGGCGGCTTTCGTCCCGGTGGCGAGCCCACCGCCTCGCACCTCGGCCTGAGCCCGGTGATGCGTGCCGACGAGGACTGGCCCGTCGACCTGGCTGGCCAGCCCATGCAGTTCATCGCGCAGCTGAACGTGGCCCAGGCGCCCTGGCGCCCGGCCGCCTTGCAGGACTTGGCGCTGCTGCAGCTGTTCGTGGGCGAGCAGTTCATCGAAAGCGGCTCGGAAGCCGGCACCTACGCCATACGCACCTACCCCAGCCTGGAGGGCCTGGCAGCGCGCGAGCAACCGCCGTTTCGCGAACGCGCCTGGATCGCGCAGGGTGTCGAGGCGCGCTGGCAGGCGCCGCAGGACGATCACCCCTGCTACGACGACGGCGACATGGTCTTGCCCGAGGGCCTGGCGACGTTTCCCGACGAAGCCCACGGCGAATGCCGCAGTGGCACCAAGATTGGCGGTTACGCGACCAGCCTGCAGCACGAGGTGCAGTTCTATCGGTACGAGCTCAATGCCGACGGCGAGTGGTGCAGCTCGCCCCTGGAGCCCCGGTACGTGCTGCAGATCGACAGCGACGGCCAGGCCGGCCTCAACTGGGTCGATGGCGGCATCGTCTACCTGGGCCGGCACCCGCAAACCGGCGTCTGGTCGGCTTGCTGCCAGTTTCACTGA
- the ribH gene encoding 6,7-dimethyl-8-ribityllumazine synthase, protein MQGADKGQAGPLNGSGMRIGIVQARFNEGVTGTLADSCLAELNRLGVKPDDITHITVPGALEVPLALQAMAHTGRFDALVALGCIIRGETYHFELVANESGAGVTRVGLDHHLPIANAILTTEDMAQAVARQVDKGRDAAQVVVEMVQHLRQWPGAGRGTRAGESA, encoded by the coding sequence ATGCAAGGTGCAGACAAAGGGCAAGCCGGCCCGCTCAACGGCAGTGGCATGCGCATCGGCATCGTGCAGGCGCGCTTCAACGAAGGCGTGACCGGCACACTGGCCGACAGCTGCCTGGCCGAGTTGAACCGCCTGGGCGTCAAGCCCGACGACATCACCCACATCACCGTGCCCGGCGCGCTCGAGGTGCCCCTGGCCCTGCAGGCCATGGCGCACACCGGCCGCTTCGACGCATTGGTGGCACTGGGCTGCATCATCCGCGGCGAGACCTACCACTTCGAGCTGGTTGCCAACGAATCGGGCGCCGGCGTCACCCGCGTGGGCCTGGACCACCACCTGCCCATCGCCAACGCCATCCTCACCACCGAAGACATGGCCCAGGCCGTGGCCCGTCAGGTCGACAAGGGCCGCGACGCGGCGCAGGTCGTGGTCGAGATGGTGCAGCACCTGCGCCAATGGCCGGGTGCCGGCCGTGGCACGCGTGCAGGAGAGTCCGCATGA
- the nusB gene encoding transcription antitermination factor NusB has product MNTGNPTTPPESPDEPLDALARAIAAGEAQAVPQPDGRKTKAAGDGLRKAATKSARTRAREFAVQALYQHLVGADDVAGIDTFTRDLSGFNKADAAHFDALLHGCTDESADLDALIAPHLDRPLGEISPVERAVMWIGAYEMLHCLDVPWRVVINECVELAKSFGGTDGHKYVNGVLNTIAPKVRQAEVDNDRNRRA; this is encoded by the coding sequence ATGAACACCGGCAACCCCACCACGCCGCCCGAGAGTCCCGACGAACCCCTGGACGCCCTGGCCCGCGCCATCGCGGCTGGCGAAGCCCAGGCCGTGCCCCAGCCCGACGGGCGCAAGACCAAGGCCGCGGGCGATGGCCTGCGCAAGGCCGCCACCAAGTCGGCCCGCACGCGCGCCCGCGAGTTCGCCGTGCAGGCGCTGTACCAGCACCTCGTGGGTGCCGACGACGTGGCCGGCATCGACACCTTCACCCGTGACCTGAGCGGCTTCAACAAGGCCGATGCCGCCCACTTCGACGCGTTGCTGCATGGCTGCACCGACGAGTCGGCCGACCTCGACGCCCTCATCGCGCCCCACCTGGACCGTCCCCTGGGCGAGATCTCGCCCGTCGAGCGCGCCGTGATGTGGATTGGCGCCTACGAAATGCTGCATTGCCTGGACGTACCGTGGCGCGTGGTCATCAACGAGTGCGTGGAGCTGGCCAAGTCCTTCGGTGGCACCGATGGCCACAAGTACGTGAACGGCGTGCTCAACACCATCGCCCCCAAGGTGCGCCAGGCCGAGGTCGACAACGACCGCAACCGCCGCGCCTGA